The DNA window TATTGAAAAAGCATTTGGAATAGAATCTGCTACATTGGCAAGGGCATTTAATTTTGAAACAGACAATCCAGATATTATAAAGGCTATGGATGTAAAAACAAAATATTCCTATTTGGGTGACGATGTTGAACTAGGAACGGGTTCAGTAAAAATGTTTGTATCCATTTATACAGGAGTATCCTATACTTCTATAGAGAATCTGCCAAGTACAGCAGTAACGGTTCTCAAGGAACATGGCAAATGGAACGATATTTTGGAAAAGGAACTTTCAAATTATATTATCGATGTGGATTAAGTTACTGATTAGCGTTAATGAATACCTCTGTTAATGATTCGGGTATCTGTTAATGGTTCAAGTAAATGTTTGCCCGATGATTTTTTTGAAAGAATATAAAAAGGTGTTACATAGGTAACACCTTTTTCATTATTTTATCACTATAATAAGAATATATAGATAGGATATATAGAATGCACCGGGCTGATGGACTTATCCTTGAGATTCGATGCGACAGGAGGTGAATATGATGAAAAACATAGTCAATATAATTCGAATATTGTTTTTCGGGCTGTTTCTGTTTCTGCTTGCAAATGGGAAAGTAAAACTATGGTTGGTATTGTTCGCTGCAAGCCTGATAGCTGCACTCGTATTCGGAAGAGTCTACTGTGGTTATATCTGTCCTATGAACACACTGATGATTCCGGCTGAGCGCTTATCGAAAGGTTTAAAGTTTCAAACGTCAAAAACGCCCAGTTGGCTGAAAAAAGGGTATATTCCCTGGATAGCCTTGGGATTAAGCATAGCGGTAATGATTCTGTCAAAAAGGTTGCTGCATTTGGACCTGCCTATTATGCTTTTCTGGCTTGTCATATCGGTGCTTGTCACTCTCAGATATAAGCCGGAAGTATTCCACAATCTGATATGTCCATTCGGAGCTCTCCAAAAAGTATTCAGCAGATCCGCATGGTTGTCAGAAAGGGTCGACAAGGAAGCCTGTGTTGGATGCAAGCTTTGTGAGAAAGTCTGCCCTTCCAATGCGATAGTTGTTTCTCCAGAGTATAATAGGGCTGTCATCGATGTTTCATTGTGCCATCAATGCACAAATTGCCAGAATGTATGTCCCAAGAGCGCTATCCACTACGGCAAATAATTATTTGCTTTGCTATAATTGGTGAATTTTTGGCATGGCGAAGTATGATGTGGCAATTCAAAGATGTTCATTTAAAAATCAATTATTTAAAAATATTTAGGAGGTATTCTGTTATGGTTGAACAGGTATTCAAACTGTCAAGGAATGATGAAATGGCTGTAGAAAGAGTAATATTCGATGAGAACGTGCATTATCTGCACATGGTATTCAACAAGGACCAGGGACTTCCGGAGCATTTCTCCAACTCGAATGTGTATATGACAGTTCTTCGAGGTAAGCTCTCCATTGGACTTGACGAGCAGGAAATCCATGAATATGAGGCAGGAACTCTGCTGAAAATTCCGTTTCAGACAAAAATGAATGTCAAAAACCTGCATGAGGAAACTTTGGAGCTGATAGTAGTAAAGGCGCCTGCCCCGAAAAATTAATACGTAAAAGAGTTCCTGT is part of the Peptoclostridium acidaminophilum DSM 3953 genome and encodes:
- a CDS encoding 4Fe-4S binding protein, with the translated sequence MMKNIVNIIRILFFGLFLFLLANGKVKLWLVLFAASLIAALVFGRVYCGYICPMNTLMIPAERLSKGLKFQTSKTPSWLKKGYIPWIALGLSIAVMILSKRLLHLDLPIMLFWLVISVLVTLRYKPEVFHNLICPFGALQKVFSRSAWLSERVDKEACVGCKLCEKVCPSNAIVVSPEYNRAVIDVSLCHQCTNCQNVCPKSAIHYGK
- a CDS encoding cupin domain-containing protein gives rise to the protein MVEQVFKLSRNDEMAVERVIFDENVHYLHMVFNKDQGLPEHFSNSNVYMTVLRGKLSIGLDEQEIHEYEAGTLLKIPFQTKMNVKNLHEETLELIVVKAPAPKN